One window of the Parasphingopyxis algicola genome contains the following:
- a CDS encoding TCR/Tet family MFS transporter produces MDERQSRAATRFVLATVFIYAIGFGIIMPVLPQLVVTLGGVTLSEATRIGGWLILTYALFQFLFGPLIGNLSDRFGRRPVLLLSMAGFGIDYAVMGFAPTLAWLFAGRMIAGMFGAAFSTAYATLSDIYGEEDRARAFGSIGAAFGIGFIVGPAIGGMIGEFGERLPFFVAAGLAFANLVYGFFVFPETHAQNHRRPFDIARANPLGALLKLRQMPGILPIAAVFLLWTTAINIYPNIWAYFTQLRFGWSSGLVGLSLAWVGLLMALVQTLAIGPLVKRFGERLAAIMGIASGTIGFLLVALISVGWATYAIMAITALHALSGPSLIALMSRRVPADMQGELQGFNSSLTALAAIAAPLIFNPSLAYFTSPDAPVRFAGAPFVIATAIGSIALLALLSTWRAAVQAKT; encoded by the coding sequence ATGGATGAACGACAATCCCGAGCCGCCACCCGTTTCGTGCTCGCGACGGTGTTCATCTATGCGATCGGTTTCGGCATCATCATGCCGGTGCTGCCGCAGTTGGTCGTCACGCTCGGCGGTGTGACGCTCTCCGAAGCGACGCGGATCGGCGGTTGGCTGATCCTCACCTACGCGCTGTTCCAGTTTCTGTTCGGACCGCTGATCGGCAATCTGAGCGACCGGTTCGGCAGGCGACCCGTGCTGCTGTTGTCGATGGCGGGCTTCGGCATCGACTATGCGGTCATGGGCTTCGCGCCGACCCTCGCCTGGCTGTTCGCGGGCCGGATGATCGCGGGCATGTTCGGCGCCGCTTTCTCGACCGCTTACGCAACCCTGTCCGACATTTATGGCGAGGAGGACCGGGCCCGCGCGTTCGGGTCGATCGGCGCGGCGTTCGGCATCGGCTTCATCGTCGGCCCGGCGATCGGCGGGATGATCGGCGAGTTCGGAGAACGCCTGCCCTTCTTCGTCGCCGCCGGCCTTGCCTTCGCCAACCTCGTCTACGGGTTTTTCGTATTCCCCGAAACGCACGCGCAGAACCATCGGCGGCCGTTCGACATCGCGCGCGCCAATCCGCTCGGCGCCCTGCTCAAGCTCCGCCAGATGCCGGGTATCCTGCCGATCGCGGCGGTGTTCCTGCTCTGGACCACCGCGATCAATATCTATCCCAATATCTGGGCCTATTTCACCCAGCTGCGCTTCGGCTGGTCGTCCGGGCTGGTCGGCCTCTCGCTTGCCTGGGTGGGTCTGCTCATGGCCCTGGTTCAGACGCTGGCGATCGGACCGCTGGTCAAACGCTTCGGCGAACGGCTCGCCGCGATCATGGGCATTGCTAGCGGGACCATCGGCTTCCTGCTGGTCGCGCTGATCTCGGTCGGCTGGGCGACCTATGCGATCATGGCGATCACCGCGCTCCACGCCCTGTCCGGCCCGTCCTTAATCGCGCTGATGAGCCGCCGGGTACCCGCCGATATGCAAGGCGAACTGCAGGGCTTCAACAGCAGCCTGACCGCGCTCGCCGCGATCGCCGCGCCGCTGATCTTCAACCCGTCGCTCGCCTATTTCACGAGCCCCGACGCCCCGGTGCGATTCGCCGGCGCACCGTTCGTCATCGCGACGGCCATCGGCAGCATCGCATTGCTGGCGCTGCTTTCGACCTGGCGCGCCGCCGTCCAAGCGAAAACCTAG
- a CDS encoding alpha/beta hydrolase has translation MPVLDVRLLGDFELSRNGEPLVLPASRKTRALLAYLIVTGRPQRRERLCELFWELPDDPRASLRWSLSKLRPVVNDADGERLTADRERVSFERIAVQTDLRGIERAIADPDTSADRLAKCTQLLGDELLGGTDLPDQPAYSTWLAGERDRCQRLRATAVSRLIDHPDTPPNFALDYAQRWLAISPYSRHAADAVILAHRKLGQTREASHLIRELRTKFGDAGMQWQPAENGGLADETPGAEDRALLQRQTIHFCKSPDNVSIAYGCVGEGPPIVKAANWLTHLELDWDAPIWSPLFRELARDHQFIRYDERGNGLSDWNVEEISFETFVTDLEAVVDTLELERFPLLGISQGAAVSIEYAVRHPERVSKLILFGGYPAGWRIDATAEEIAEREAVMTLTRTGWGQDNPAYRHIFSATFLPGATAEQHAWFDEFQRQTTCAENAVRFQSAFGDIDVRDRLGDVAAETLVLHSRGDRRIPWEVGRDLAAAIPNATLVTLESDNHLLLEGEPASQAFVSAIRSFLDDG, from the coding sequence ATGCCGGTTCTCGATGTCAGACTGTTGGGCGATTTCGAACTCAGCCGAAACGGCGAGCCCTTGGTCCTGCCCGCATCCCGAAAGACCCGTGCGTTGCTCGCCTATCTGATCGTCACTGGCCGCCCGCAACGGCGTGAACGGCTGTGCGAACTGTTCTGGGAACTGCCAGACGATCCGCGGGCGTCGCTCCGCTGGTCTTTGAGCAAGCTCAGGCCGGTCGTCAACGACGCGGACGGCGAACGCCTGACCGCCGACCGCGAGCGCGTCAGTTTCGAAAGGATCGCCGTCCAGACCGATCTCCGCGGCATCGAACGGGCTATCGCCGATCCCGACACCTCGGCCGACCGGCTGGCCAAATGCACGCAGCTGCTCGGCGACGAATTGCTGGGCGGCACGGACCTTCCGGACCAGCCGGCTTATTCGACCTGGCTGGCCGGCGAGCGCGACCGCTGCCAGCGGCTGCGCGCAACGGCAGTATCGCGCCTGATCGACCATCCGGACACGCCGCCCAATTTCGCGCTCGACTATGCCCAGCGATGGCTCGCGATCAGCCCCTATAGCCGCCATGCCGCCGACGCGGTCATATTGGCGCACCGCAAGCTCGGCCAGACCCGCGAAGCATCGCACCTGATCCGCGAATTGCGGACGAAATTCGGGGACGCCGGGATGCAGTGGCAACCCGCCGAAAACGGCGGACTGGCTGACGAAACGCCCGGGGCCGAAGATCGGGCGCTGCTCCAGCGCCAAACGATCCATTTCTGCAAATCGCCCGACAATGTCTCGATCGCCTATGGCTGTGTCGGCGAAGGCCCGCCCATCGTAAAGGCCGCGAATTGGCTGACCCATCTGGAGCTCGACTGGGATGCACCGATCTGGAGCCCGCTATTCCGCGAACTGGCGCGCGATCATCAGTTCATCCGCTATGACGAACGCGGCAACGGCCTGTCCGACTGGAACGTCGAGGAGATCTCGTTCGAGACCTTCGTGACCGATCTCGAGGCGGTGGTCGACACGCTGGAACTCGAACGATTTCCGCTGCTCGGCATCTCGCAGGGCGCCGCGGTATCGATCGAATATGCGGTCCGGCATCCGGAACGCGTCTCGAAACTCATTCTGTTCGGCGGCTATCCCGCGGGCTGGCGGATCGACGCCACGGCCGAGGAGATTGCCGAGCGCGAAGCGGTGATGACGCTGACCCGCACCGGCTGGGGCCAGGACAATCCCGCCTATCGCCACATCTTCTCGGCTACCTTTCTCCCTGGCGCCACGGCGGAGCAGCATGCCTGGTTCGACGAGTTCCAGCGCCAGACGACATGCGCCGAGAATGCCGTGCGGTTTCAATCCGCCTTCGGCGATATCGACGTGCGCGACCGGCTCGGCGACGTCGCGGCCGAAACGCTGGTGCTGCACTCGCGCGGCGACCGGCGCATTCCCTGGGAGGTCGGGCGCGATCTGGCCGCGGCCATCCCGAACGCGACGCTCGTCACGCTGGAAAGCGACAACCATCTTCTGCTCGAAGGCGAACCGGCCAGCCAGGCCTTCGTGTCTGCTATTCGCAGCTTTCTGGACGATGGATAG
- a CDS encoding competence/damage-inducible protein A: MSDKKIWTAGLIVIGDEILSGRTQDKNVAALAKWLNVQGIRLIEVRIVPDILERIVEAVNAVRATTDYLFTTGGIGPTHDDITVDAVAAALGVDVIVHPRARAMLEGYYADKGGLTEARLRMARVPDGGELIENSMSGAPGIRHGNILIMAGIPHIAEQMMDALTGQLEGGQPVLSETIGCWTAESEVADILGAVEDAHPECQIGSYPFFRQGRVGANFVVRSTDPHELAQCVSALSAALTESGQAVTAGGI, translated from the coding sequence ATGAGCGATAAAAAAATCTGGACCGCCGGGCTGATCGTGATCGGAGACGAGATTCTCTCCGGCAGGACGCAGGATAAAAATGTTGCTGCACTTGCGAAATGGCTCAACGTGCAAGGGATTCGGCTGATCGAGGTGCGAATCGTGCCGGATATCCTCGAACGGATCGTCGAGGCGGTGAACGCGGTGCGGGCGACGACCGATTACCTCTTCACGACCGGCGGCATCGGGCCGACCCATGACGATATCACGGTCGACGCGGTGGCTGCGGCGCTGGGTGTCGACGTCATCGTGCATCCGCGTGCCCGCGCCATGCTGGAGGGCTATTATGCCGACAAGGGCGGGCTGACCGAAGCGCGGCTGAGGATGGCGCGGGTTCCCGATGGCGGCGAACTGATCGAGAATAGCATGTCGGGTGCGCCCGGTATCCGCCACGGCAATATCCTGATCATGGCCGGTATTCCCCATATCGCGGAGCAGATGATGGATGCGCTGACCGGGCAGCTGGAGGGCGGCCAGCCGGTGCTGTCGGAAACGATCGGCTGCTGGACGGCGGAGAGCGAGGTGGCCGACATATTGGGCGCGGTCGAGGATGCGCATCCCGAATGCCAGATCGGCAGCTATCCGTTTTTCCGCCAGGGCCGGGTCGGCGCCAATTTCGTCGTCCGGTCGACCGACCCGCACGAACTGGCGCAATGCGTATCGGCGTTGAGCGCGGCGCTGACCGAAAGCGGTCAGGCGGTGACGGCGGGCGGGATCTAG